Proteins encoded in a region of the Globicephala melas chromosome 1, mGloMel1.2, whole genome shotgun sequence genome:
- the CHIT1 gene encoding LOW QUALITY PROTEIN: chitotriosidase-1 (The sequence of the model RefSeq protein was modified relative to this genomic sequence to represent the inferred CDS: deleted 1 base in 1 codon; substituted 2 bases at 2 genomic stop codons): MVWSVAWAGLMVLLAIQWGSAAKLVCDFTNWAQYRQGAARFLPKDVDPKLCTHLIYAFAGMNSHQLSPIAWNAETLCKEFNSLRKMNPKLKTLLATGGWNFGTQKFVDMVAIANNRQTFVNSAIRFLCXYGVDGLDLDWGYTGSRGSPPSDKQCFKALVQALVNAFQQEAQASGKAHLLPSTAVPAGPHCTKAGYEGDNIALNLEFLSFVAYDFRGSWEKNTGHNRSPDERQGESGAVAEFNVDSAMQWWLQKGTPASKLILGMPTYGXSFTLASLLDTGVGAQATGPGTPGPFTKDGGLLAYCEVCSWKGADEHRIKDQKVPYAFQSNQWVGFDDVESFKIKVSYLKQTGLGGVMVWTLNMDNFAGFFCNQGRYPLIKMLLLELSRPYMSSGPPEPEAPAPGQLSEPEYGSSLGQDTFCQGKADGLYPNPLDWSSYYSCTGGRLFQKSCPRSLVFSSSCKCCTWS, encoded by the exons ATGGTGTGGTCTGTAGCCTGGGCAG GTTTGATGGTTCTGCTGGCGATCCAGTGGG GCTCTGCGGCAAAACTGGTCTGCGACTTCACTAACTGGGCCCAGTACAGACAGGGGGCTGCTCGCTTCTTGCCCAAGGATGTGGACCCCAAGCTGTGCACCCACCTCATATATGCCTTTGCTGGCATGAACAGTCACCAGCTTAGCCCCATAGCGTGGAATGCTGAGACACTCTGCAAGGAATTCAACAGCTTGAGGAAGAT GAATCCCAAGCTGAAGACGCTGCTGGCCACTGGGGGCTGGAACTTCGGCACTCAGAA GTTCGTGGATATGGTGGCTATAGCCAATAACCGACAGACCTTTGTCAACTCAGCCATCAGGTTTCTGTGCTAATATGGCGTTGATGGTCTCGACCTTGACTGGGGGTACACAGGAAGCCGGGGGAGCCCTCCATCAGATAAGCAGTGCTTCAAAGCTCTGGTGCAG GCCCTGGTCAATGCCTTTCAGCAGGAAGCCCAGGCCTCAGGGAAGGCACACCTCCTGCCGAGCACAGCTGTCCCAGCAGGACCACACTGCACAAAAGCTGGATACGAGGGGGACAACATTGCTCT GAACCTGGAGTTCCTCAGCTTCGTGGCCTATGACTTCCGTGGCTCTTGGGAGAAGAACACAGGGCATAACCGCTCCCCCGACGAGAGACAGGGAGAAAGCGGGGCCGTGGCCGAATTCAATGTG GACTCTGCCATGCAATGGTGGCTGCAGAAAGGGACCCCTGCCAGCAAACTGATCCTTGGCATGCCCACCTATGGGTGATCCTTTACCCTGGCCTCTTTGTTGGACACCGGAGTGGGGGCCCAAGCCACGGGGCCTGGAACTCCTGGCCCCTTCACCAAAGACGGAGGACTCCTGGCTTACTGTGAA GTCTGCTCTTGGAAGGGGGCTGATGAGCACAGAATCAAGGACCAGAAGGTGCCCTATGCCTTTCAGAGCAACCAGTGGGTCGGTTTTGACGATGTGGAGAGCTTCAAAATCAAG GTCAGCTATCTGAAGCAGACGGGACTGGGTGGGGTCATGGTTTGGACACTGAACATGGACAACTTTGCTGGTTTCTTCTGCAACCAGGGCCGTTACCCCCTCATCAAGATGCTGCTGCTGGAGCTGA GTCGTCCATATATGTCTTCAGGCCCCCCAGAACCTGAAGCTCCTGCACCAGGCCAGCTCTCTGAACCTGAGTATGGCTCCAGCCTCGGACAAGACACCTTCTGCCAGGGCAAAGCTGACGGGCTCTACCCCAACCCTCTGGACTGGTCCAGCTACTAC AGTTGTACAGGGGGGCGGTTGTTCCAGAAAAGCTGCCCGAGGAGCCTGGTGTTCAGCTCCTCTTGCAAATGCTGCACCTGGAGTTGA